Proteins encoded together in one Hevea brasiliensis isolate MT/VB/25A 57/8 chromosome 16, ASM3005281v1, whole genome shotgun sequence window:
- the LOC110647073 gene encoding NEP1-interacting protein-like 1, translated as MEFYPHPSRFSMSSLPFFGDLVGKVKEVCDFAVSAIIGNVFSAIFTFFFALVGTLLGAMTGALIGQETESGFVRGAAVGAISGAVFSIEVFESSLLLWQSDESGIGCLLYLIDVIASLLSGRLVRERIGPAMLSAVQSQMGAVETSFDEVQNIFDTGGAKGLPGDSVEKIPKIKITSNNNVDASGERVACSVCLQDFQLGETVRSLPHCHHMFHLPCIDKWLLRHASCPLCRRDL; from the exons ATGGAGTTTTATCCACACCCATCTCGATTTTCTATGTCTTCATTGCCTTTCTTTGGAGATTTAGTTGGAAAGGTTAAAGAAGTTTGCGATTTTGCTGTTTCTGCAATCATCGGGAACGTTTTCTCTGCGATCTTCACCTTCTTCTTTGCTTTAG TGGGCACCTTGTTAGGAGCCATGACTGGAGCTTTGATAGGCCAAGAAACTGAGAGTGGGTTTGTTCGAGGGGCTGCAGTTGGAGCCATATCAGGAGCTGTTTTCTCAATTGAAGTTTTTGAatcttctcttcttctttggcagTCGGATGAATCTGGGATTGGGTGTCTCCTCTACTTG ATTGATGTTATTGCAAGCCTCCTTAGTGGGAGACTTGTTCGGGAGCGAATTGGTCCAGCCATGTTAAGTGCAGTACAAAGCCAG ATGGGTgctgttgaaacaagctttgacgAGGTCCAGAACATCTTTGACACTGGTGGTGCCAAGGGATTGCCAGGTGATTCTGTTGAAAAGATTCCCAAGATCAAAATCACAAGTAATAACAACGTAGATGCTTCAGGGGAGAGAGTTGCTTGTTCAGTTTGCCTTCAG GACTTTCAGCTTGGAGAGACGGTGAGAAGCTTGCCTCATTGTCATCACATGTTCCACCTACCATGCATAGATAAGTGGCTCCTTAGGCATGCATCTTGCCCATTGTGCAGAAGGGATCTGTGA
- the LOC110647071 gene encoding probable serine/threonine-protein kinase PBL7: MRNGNLAAEPPSVLEAYSSPPPQGSNSAAPSKHKHVLGALIISIVVSMVAASLCLFFRRRLCPLFRQYWKHKGSLKDEGLSLRCFQVEELEKATNNFSEECLVGSGAFGNVYKGNFEVEGTLAIKRAHADSFQSVEEFRNEVRLLSKVKHRNLVSLVGFCEETGGKRAKVLVYEYVPNGSLLEYIIGKRRRSLTWRQRVNVAIGAAKGIAHLHDGVKPSIIHRDVKPSNILVGEDFEAKVSDFGLVKLGPIGDQSHVSSQIKGTPGYLDPAYCSSFHLSPLSDVYSFGVILLQLVSARPAVDSSRNHSNYHIIEWARPSLERGDVAEILDANLLTEPCNMEMMLKMGQLGLRCVVENPKKRLTMTQVWQELEQALYATDSFIPREPSRASSASSYRSTDHGPRRSTDCESSQSFVSIDGVGFQRFRIEMDSLSFQSTSLRCFEVSSVSTDIDKSNLRGIREEKVKKASVEHV, from the exons ATGAGAAATGGGAATTTGGCGGCGGAGCCACCATCAGTATTGGAGGCATATTCATCACCACCACCTCAAGGGTCCAATTCTGCAGCTCCTTCAAAGCATAAACATGTATTGGGAGCTCTTATCATTAGCATTGTAGTATCCATGGTGGCTGCTTCATTATGCTTATTTTTCAGGAGAAGGCTCTGTCCACTTTTTAGACAATATTGGAAGCATAAAG GAAGTTTGAAAGATGAGGGATTATCATTAAGGTGTTTCCAAGTGGAAGAGTTGGAAAAGGCTACCAATAATTTCAGTGAAGAGTGCCTAGTGGGATCTGGTGCATTTGGCAATGTTTACAAAGGGAACTTTGAAGTAGAAGGTACTCTAGCAATCAAGAGAGCTCATGCTGATTCATTCCAAAgtgttgaagaatttagaaatg AAGTGAGGCTGCTTTCTAAAGTCAAGCACAGGAACCTTGTAAGTTTGGTGGGATTTTGTGAAGAAACTG GAGGCAAAAGGGCAAAAGTATTGGTATACGAGTATGTTCCAAATGGTTCTCTGCTGGAGTACATTATAG GAAAACGTAGGAGAAGCCTAACTTGGAGGCAAAGAGTAAACGTAGCTATTGGAGCAGCGAAAG GAATAGCTCATTTGCATGACGGGGTCAAGCCTAGCATAATCCATCGCGATGTAAAACCAAGTAACATATTAGTAGGAGAGGATTTTGAAGCTAAAGTTTCTGATTTTGGACTGGTGAAACTGGGGCCTATTGGAGATCAATCTCATGTTAGCAGCCAGATTAAAGGGACGCCAGGATACCTTGATCCTGCTTATTGTTCCAGCTTTCACTTGAGTCCCTTGAGCGATGTGTATAGCTTTGGAGTTATACTTCTGCAACTTGTTTCTGCTAGGCCTGCAGTTGATTCAAGCAGGAACCATTCCAACTATCATATAATTGAATGG GCAAGGCCTAGCTTAGAGAGGGGAGATGTAGCAGAAATATTAGATGCAAATCTTCTAACAGAGCCATGTAACATGGAAATGATGCTAAAGATGGGGCAACTTGGTCTAAGATGTGTAGTGGAAAATCCCAAAAAGCGTCTTACAATGACACAGGTGTGGCAAGAGCTAGAACAGGCTTTATATGCCACTGATAGCTTCATTCCAAGAGAACCTTCTCGAGCATCATCTGCTAGTTCTTATCGATCCACAGATCATGGACCTCGAAGATCAACGGACTGTGAGTCTTCCCAGAGCTTTGTCAGCATTGATGGTGTTGGATTTCAACGGTTTCGTATAGAGATGGATAGCCTTTCCTTTCAAAGTACAAGCTTGAGGTGTTTTGAGGTTAGTAGTGTCAGCACTGATATTGATAAGAGCAATTTGAGAGGAATTAGAGAGGAAAAGGTAAAGAAGGCATCGGTTGAACATGTGTGA
- the LOC110647070 gene encoding protein ALTERED PHOSPHATE STARVATION RESPONSE 1, whose product MGCGLSKQDDEDDVVSLCRERKRLLKLAVERRYAFADAQFKYNQSIYAVAMALRLFVARHSSPSSPFLITFPSTTSANVDTKETFLTNSMFLQQSPTEPTNETIACQPSDSKVSLASSKLETKVQENQEANNDNGDHEEQESGEEEDESESEEGEGLCEHFYGEDVPPLPSPQREIGWDFFYPFDEMRSDVFNGFSQSSEEDLRAVREKEGIPELEEDGEKVVNENETANVNCDVGHKENGIIDMRNEDNANVVGQGESKGLRVIDEPTNGRELLKALKDIEDHFFRVYDSGLDISRMLEANRVHLQSGLEEIKESSNKLIRSITWSRSTLSRSSSCRSLLTSSSTSSSMWTEFKTDLFDDHGLEAGSHSLTLGRLYAWEKKLYLEVKAGDQTRKIYERKCSILRHPDATVDDFPSRDKSTTEVTELHSRISVAIRSVESISNRIQKLRDEELQPQLLELLHGLMRNWKIMLESHETQNRVMLEVKFFNCPAYGKFCNDSHLLATLQLEAELDNWRACFAAYVSTQKAYIEALGGWLSKFIAPEVEFYSRGKSSLPPCRINGPPLLVTCHNWLAWLEKLPDKAVTYAMKSFAKDIHALWNQQGKEQQQKRKVDGLAKELDRRALAFQRAERRILGSKISEQESEVIVRNRIEYLAEGKKLLDMFRKRLDEEKEKHLINMQETQQITVSGFQTGFSSVFESLAEFSKASVKMYADLVTYSANAKTTEKNDSNLSHVDGLCSKVPA is encoded by the exons ATGGGGTGTGGTCTGTCAAAGCAAGATGATGAAGACGATGTTGTGTCCTTGTGTAGAGAAAGGAAACGGCTACTTAAGTTGGCCGTGGAGAGAAGGTATGCATTTGCAGATGCCCAGTTTAAGTATAATCAGTCTATCTATGCAGTAGCAATGGCTTTGAGGTTGTTTGTGGCTAGACATTCTTCTCCATCTTCACCTTTTCTTATCACTTTTCCTTCTACTACTTCTGCTAATGTTGACACCAAGGAGACCTTTCTCACCAACTCAATGTTTCTTCAACAGAGTCCAACTGAACCCACCAATGAAACCATTGCATGTCAGCCTTCTGATTCTAAAGTTTCTTTAGCCTCTTCTAAGTTAGAGACGAAAGTACAAGAAAACCAAGAAGCTAATAATGATAATGGTGATCATGAGGAGCAGGAATCcggggaagaagaagatgaaagtgAAAGTGAAGAAGGGGAAGGGCTTTGTGAGCACTTTTATGGCGAGGATGTTCCGCCTTTGCCATCACCACAGAGGGAAATTGGGTGGGATTTTTTTTACCCATTTGATGAGATGAGATCAGATGTTTTTAATGGGTTTAGTCAAAGCTCAGAAGAGGATTTGAGGGCTGTGAGAGAGAAAGAAGGGATTCCAGAGCTGGAAGAGGATGGAGAGAAAGTAGTGAATGAGAACGAAACTGCAAATGTGAATTGTGATGTGGGTCATAAAGAGAATGGAATTATAGATATGAGAAATGAAGATAATGCAAATGTCGTAGGCCAAGGGGAGAGTAAGGGATTGAGAGTGATTGATGAACCCACAAATGGGAGGGAATTGCTAAAAGCATTGAAAGATATTGAGGACCATTTTTTCAGGGTTTATGATTCTGGTTTGGATATTTCAAGGATGCTAGAGGCCAACAGAGTACATTTGCAATCTGGTTTAGAGGAAATCAAAG AGAGCTCGAATAAGCTCATCAGATCAATTACATGGAGCCGATCAACTTTATCTCGGTCTTCCTCCTGTAGAAGTCTCCTTACATCTAGTTCTACAAGTTCTTCAATGTGGACAGAATTCAAGACTGATCTATTTGATGACCATGGATTGGAAGCTGGGAGCCATTCATTGACTCTAGGGAGGTTATATGCTTGGGAGAAGAAGCTCTACCTGGAGGTGAAG GCTGGAGATCAGACTAGGAAAATTTATGAGCGAAAATGCTCTATTTTAAGGCACCCTGATGCTACAGTAGATGACTTCCCATCACGGGATAAATCTACAACCGAAGTAACAGAATTACATTCCAGGATCTCGGTTGCAATAAGAAGCGTGGAGTCTATCTCCAACAGAATACAGAAATTGAGAGATGAAGAGTTGCAGCCACAACTTCTTGAGCTGCTACATGG CCTAATGAGAAATTGGAAGATAATGTTGGAATCACACGAAACTCAAAACCGAGTCATGCTTGAAGTGAAATTCTTCAATTGCCCAGCTTATGGAAAGTTCTGTAATGACTCTCACCTACTTGCCACTCTTCAGCTTGAGGCAGAACTTGATAATTGGCGTGCCTGCTTTGCTGCATATGTGTCTACGCAGAAGGCCTACATTGAAGCTCTTGGTGGTTGGTTGTCCAAGTTCATTGCTCCTGAAGTTGAATTTTATTCTAGGGGAAAGTCTTCACTCCCACCATGTAGAATTAATGGGCCACCATTGCTGGTAACCTGTCATAATTGGTTAGCTTGGCTGGAAAAACTGCCCGATAAGGCTGTGACATATGCCATGAAAAGCTTTGCCAAGGATATCCATGCCCTGTGGAATCAACAAGGAAAAGAGCAACAGCAAAAGAGAAAGGTTGATGGCCTAGCGAAAGAACTTGACAGGAGGGCTCTGGCATTCCAAAGAGCAGAGAGGAGGATCCTTGGATCTAAGATTTCAGAGCAAGAATCAGAAGTCATCGTCCGTAATCGCATTGAATACTTGGCAGAAGGGAAAAAACTATTGGATATGTTCAGGAAAAGGCTAGACGAAGAGAAGGAAAAGCACCTCATTAACATGCAGGAGACCCAGCAAATCACGGTAAGTGGATTTCAGACTGGGTTTTCTTCAGTTTTTGAGTCATTGGCTGAGTTTTCTAAAGCATCTGTGAAAATGTATGCTGATCTTGTAACATACAGTGCAAATGCAAAGACAACAGAGAAAAATGATAGCAACCTATCCCATGTGGATGGGTTGTGCTCTAAGGTACCTGCCTGA